ctcagtatttttgttttgcatgttgTAACTTCTCTTCTCTGGCTCTTGGAACTCTTAAATTTTCATCCTCTGTTAGTATGAATGACGTGTTCAGTTTGTCATCCTCAAAGAAGAAACGTCAAAAAGTACAAGGAGGGAGAGACATGGAACTAGGTCAGTGAAAAAAGACTGCTTGTTAATCAAGAACGTGCCAACTCCTTCCCCTGTTTCTTTCCTCCCCACCTACTCTGTAAAGGTCAGGCAGGTCCTAGAATATGTTGCGTTGCTGTTTGTCATGGGAGAATTCAGACCTTCAAAATGCAAGTTTAAAACAATACGTGAGTAAGAGAGTTGCATTATTTCATGGGGAAGCAGTGCTTATCTGAGATGGGCAGATAGATGGGAAGGGACttgaaacctttttctttttaaaaaaaaaagaaaaaagaaaaaagtatacagTTTTGATTTCTGAAATTTGTTAGCGCCCATACCTGTACCCCTGTGTTGTATGTTCCGATTTTTAGTGAAGATTCTGTATACCTTAAGGGTAAAATATACTGaattcatctctctctttcttttttttcccccccctaggGAGAGGGGTGGATGTTGGAATTAATTCTGGGTTGGGCTGTCAGCACAGCAGAAGGGAGGTTGAGCAGTGCAAAGCTATTGGAATAAGGTGATTCTACTTCTAAACTACAAATCTCAGTCCAGACTCTGGCTAAAATGTGCACTTACAGCTCCCATTTTAGTCAGTGGCAGCACTGTGACTGTGTCCAAAGCCAGACTACGCTGTATTCTGTTTTTTGGCAGACAATTTAAGCCTATCTTGACAGGAAGCTACTGAAAGTGTATCTTCATTGGTTCACACCAATAGCAAGGATTCAGTCCTTTGCCAGGGAAGGAATACCATTTTGAAGTAAGGGATGTTGGTTAGCTGTTAGCTTTAGTCCAAGACCCCATCTGATCCTGATTTCTTACTGAGAATGCTGTACTTGAAATACAGTCTTAGGTATGgctactgaaatatttaaaatgtaaagctttGAAAGGGTATTTAAAAGCAagtaattttttattaaaaagcacaGGAACACAGAAGGCAAACTCCTGCTCAGGATTGTTCATTCCAGCTCAAATTCTGGAAATACAAAGAAGCTTATTACATGAACAAAAGTGCAACTATATATGACAACCATATTGATGCAGATCTCTTCCATCTTCCCAGTGCTCAACTGGCATCTGTATAGAGAAGAATTGATGCAGTTATTTTTGGTTATAAGATCAAGATCAATCTTTCTGGATAAGCATATCACTTAAAACATGAAGCCTGTTACTTCAAAGTAATGGATTTTCTCACTTTGCCGATTCATCAGATCACAGAAGGAAGGTCCTTGAACTCAGCGATTCTTGACCCCTTTGGCAGTTATTGCAACCTTCATCTGAGGTAATATTTATTATAGTTGTGCTGCACATCTGCAGCAGTAGTGTGTGGTTGGTTGACTTACGATTTCTATTTAAATCAACTGTAACACTTCACCGggatatttttccctttgaaatagaTATGACTATTGCAGAGGAGTACATTAACTCCTAACCATTAACTACCTCTTACAGAAGCTTAGGCAACGTAATGAATAAGAAAATGGATGAGGGCATAGATTTTAATTCCAGTTTCTGTAGCAGTCATGGTGACTAGATTTGTACAACGAACTGCAAGAGGAGCTGCAAACCAACATAAATCCTACTGCGGCCTACTTCAAGCCTGCCTTATTTCAAATTAATGCATTATAGTATGGTTATGTATttatgtgtatgtacacacataaACAAAACTAACTTCATAAATAAATGTCTGCGTGATGCTCATATCTTTCAACAAGAAGTTTACTCTCCACTGGGAACACCTCTCACCTTCCTAAATGCAGTGTTGATATGCAGTCAGAGACTGAAGAGGACAGAATATTGTAAGAAGCTGTATAGAACAGGTTGTCTTGTCCAAATCATTTTCCTTCTGGTTTAAGTTATTCCAAGAAACACTTAACTAGAACTACATTTTGCATGTGGCTTGCATGTCAAAACTGGATTTAAACTGTTAAAATTGTAATATTTCCAATaatttttggggggttttgttacTCTTATTTTAAGTCACACGTGAGACTAAAGAATCACAGGATCATAAAACTGGAAGAAATCTTGAGATTGCTTAGCCTATCCATCCTGCTCTTCTAAGGCGTGATGAACTGTGTATCTCATTCCTCTCAGATACTTGTTTAACACTTCCAGTGTTGGGGAGAGTACAGTTATGTCATTCCAGAAGTTCACTGTCTTTGTAAGAAAGTTTTGTGTTATATTTTGCTTGAATCTTCCTTGCTGCattatttcttgttgttttttcacttttgcaaTGGGGAAGAAAATACGGCTTTCATCCTTGCAATACCCTTGCTCGTTCTGGTGGGCTCCTTCAATATTCTGTAGACTAAACACCCGCAATTTATCAGCCTTTCTTTGTAAGTCGTGTATCTagctctttgacttttttttcctctgttttcagtgGTTGCTGAAATGTGATCAAAACAGGACCTAATATTTCAGCTGAGGCCTTAGCTGCATTGAATTGAATGATTACCTCAAATCAGGGGGGCAAAAGATCACCCATTCAGTAATAACATAAGCAACACTGTTGCCAGCGTCTAGTTACAATCTACTAGATACTTACCGTCAAAAATGTCTATAAGTGGGGTTCCTGGAGTCATGGggatgttccatgctgtctcacTGATGATATTGAGTAGTGACTTTACTTCCGATTCTAGATACTCCACTGCTTTTATAACTTTCTAATGAAAACAAGGAAGACAAGTGGAGAAAGGGGTGGTAAAAGGGTCAAGTAGAAGGAATTGTACCAAATAGGTTAGCAGAAGAGCAAATCTAATGGCTCATAATACTAACAGGTGATCTAATTTATACTACTTAACTGCAGTGACTTACATCTTTCTTGTGCTATACTGGCCTCTAGTGGTCCTGAGGAATTAAGATTTCATTTGCAAGACTTAAAATTTTACCACCTCTGTATAAAGAACCACCTGTAACGTTCACCTCTTAGAGGAAGCTTTGTATggtagtggggttttttgtttttctttttttaattattttctgtttctgagctGCCATTGCatccaagagaaaaaaatctaccaGAGAAGATGAGACGAGCTGACTGGGAGAGGGGGAATGAAGATGATTAGGATGAAAGCAGGAGGGATAACATTAGCATCTGAGAACCAACAGAATGCAGTCTGGCAGCTACCCAGCTTGCAGTAGTTAGCGCTGAACACAAATCTTGTGGGTACTTAAGACtcaagggaaaaatattaaagcattcCAACTTTGCTAGAATCCCAGTCACAAAGTGTGTTTAGCTTTTGAGCGTCCAAAGGAGCAGAAGCTCCCCCTTCTATTTTTGAGTCATCTACAAAATTCTCATTTAACCATGAGCACATGTGGAAAGCTTTGCACTGTCTCCAGAAGTAGGACCTTTCCAGTGGTAATTAAATATCACTGCTCTTAGGTATGTTAAGACCCTGTTACAGCAGttgaagatacttttttttttttttttaaactgcactcACTTAGGTGCTTCTTCCTACTTCAGCCTAGCTGCTGGAAATATGTAATGGGTTGTTAGCCTTTTGGATGTGATACAGTATTCATCTCTTTTCTACTGGCCTTTTATTGAAAGGCTGGAACTCTTGACCAATGCAGCAAGTCTGTGGGTTTCAGTTTAACTTTACCGATACCAATTCTGAGGTTGTTATACTAAAGGCACTGTTCCAAACACTttagaaaaggcaaataaataatAGCTCAATGGTTGGCTAATCAGTTGTTTAGAATCCATCAGGATGATATGTTTTTACTAATAATGGTTTCATAGATAGTTATAAAACattacatctgaaaaaaatagcccctgcatttttttcttataggATCAAGAAGGAACAGTGGCTAAAAACATGatgattcttatttttctttggtCAAAGGGTTAGGGCAGAGTTCTAGTTTGGTCCAGGAGTGAATGCAATAGCTCTTACCTCTTCGATAATATCCAAGCGTTTGTGGATAGTATCGTGTTCGTTACACCAGCCTGCTCTTCCTAAAGCTCCAGGTAACACGCTGACAGGGtctgcagcagctggaaaaagtCACAATTCATTAACAGGaggttttttttgaaagcagtccTTACGTTTCTGAGTACAGAAGTGATATTTGACATGCTAAATGACCTTGTTTATGAAACACAGATGTAGGAGTCCCAGGTAGAAACTGAACCTCTCCCAGTAATTGCAGTCCTACCCTACCCCTGTGAATCTCTCATTGTGTTGTACATTGTCAAGATTGTTTGGAACAAGCTTGCTATTGGGCTGGGACTGGGTTTTTTGGTGCTTGTTTTTTACATGGTCTGTGTTTTTCCTGGCTTGTAGGGTAAGTTTATAGATTTAATGTAACTCTGTCTCTGCCAGTATAAAATCTAAGCATTATGAAGGCACATCAGTTCCTCTTGGACTTTCCACAGAAGTAACTGCTGTGAGGAGCAGCCACGTTTGTCCACTTATGCCCTAAAGAGATGGAAGCTGGTGATTCTGTCATGTCAGAAACGTGGCTGcagcagtctcttttttttttttttttttttttttggtcggtGGGAAGGGAAGTGATAAAAGCATGTGCTGTTCGTGCCATTTGCTGTCCATGTCCCTTGTCTGTGGTTTACAAAGTCACCCAGCTCAGTCAGTTTATCTGTGCAGACCTCTTAGTACTCAAAatctcttgctttctttgaaTGCTTGATTCTGTTGGCCATACTCCATGAAAGGGCAGTGGATACCTGTCCATGTCCATGCTTTAGTGGAACCAGTTTCCTTTTCCTAACTTTTTTGATGCATTTGGTAACTTTTCAATTTTAGCATATTTATATAGAGCTGTAGCAGAGTATTTTAAAACCCACTGAAGTGGCACTATGTCTTGCTCCATGTTTGTAAAGCTAAGTCTTGATCTTGAATGAGGTGTGAGGATACTATAATGATAAGAAATTAGCAGTAACTCATTTCATTCTCATTTGGTTGTAATGAAGGCAAACGGAGGAAACTGCTAGTTTGCTTTATAATGAACATTTAGAAGCAGGAGAGGAGCAAACAATACTGTCTTCAGTTCTGTTGTGTGCGAGCAGTGATTTGGAACTGGTGCAATGTTTCACTGCAAGTCGGTGCCAAGATTTTTAGAGTTGTAGGTATCAGATGATGGCAAACATATGCTAGTAAGGCTTGTAGCCGTTGCAGTTTGATTGGATGAGAAGTGCGCCGAGAGTTGGAATGGCATCCTTGAAATTGGGAGGAGTGAGGAGGGTAGGATTAAAATGTGATCTGATGTACTAGGAGTGGCATTTCTTAAGAACTAGTTTGGCAGAGTTTTAGAGGAggatatttttgttcatttatttgtaGCAGATTTTAATTTGGTTTTTGATGCATTTACCAGGAGGTGGTGAATCCCAGTGAATTAATATGCCTGTTTAATATTTACACAAGACTGGTGGAGTGTGTACTTAAACGCTAACTACTCTGCAGTtgcacttattttttttctttgttgcagcTGTTGGTGTTCTGGGAGTGTTATTATTTCATCCATGTTACTTCTTGAAAGTTTTGCACGTTAGGATGTTTATTCCATCCTGGCCAGAACAATTGAAGTTTTGTGCCAGAAATGCAGGTTACAAAGCAATGGCCAGTCTTTCTCTACAAACCCTGTCTATCTTAATAATAGGATAATAATGAGGTAACCTCTATCTTACTGTCAGAGACTAATAGAATTCCCACTTTTCTAATATTCGCAGCTCTAAGCCTGATGATCTGAGTCACCAGGATGCGGAAGTGCTGCCCATCATTTTGAGGAGAGGACCTAGGGCAAACAGAATGTATGGCGATGAGATCCAACTACAAATGAACTGTGAAAATGAGGCAACAGAGCTCCTTAGATGAACTAAGAGCAAATGTAAGGATTTAGGAATCCCACAAGGGATTATTTTTCACTATATTAATCCAACTGTAGGTGGTTGGATCACAAACTTGAATGGGAAGTTTGGGTGAGGGCCAGCACAGTTATATACGTTTATTAAAGGAGCTTTTGGCCAGCTGTAAGTCACATGCCAGGCTTGTTTAGTTTTTTCTGTTCCCTAGAAATGGAAAATGTAAGGGAGCTGATGTTAGCTACTTCAACTTAGTGTTGGTTGGCCAGTTCACTTTCTCTGATCATGCTTCATATATCTTGCTGGTCcattaaagaaaacagagctctgctataagaaaagcagaagtaaCTGTCCTGCCGGACTCTGACCCAGGGATTCTCTGACCTTTCCAGACTGTCTAGTGGCACAGGGTACGTTCCTACTAGCACGCTAGCACTATGCAGAGGCTCCTTTCATCTTTTTCCTGATACAGAACCTTAAATCCTCATCAGAGCTGCAAAATATTGTGCCGAAGTGACTGTTTGAAGCAGAAATGATATAAGGTCTACCCAAAATACCACTTTAATCATTGCGTTAGCCATAACCCTTTTGTGTGAAAGAAGCTTCTGTTCTGCGCAAACCTCAGCGTCCTGCTGAGCCTGACTCCTGCCCTAAGCAGATGTACACAGATCGAGAGAGAGGTTAGACATCATGGATGACCCAGCAATTTGTTCAGAGTGGGGTATTTTGTGATAGGTGTAGAAAGACATTGTAAGGTTGTTGCATTTCACTGTGAGGTTAGCAAGAGACTGTACAGCTTTGTGCAAATATGCACCTCTAGAGAACTAAGTGGAAAGGTTACTCTGAAATGCAGGCTTCAGGAACAGTTGGTTCTTTgtgggggttgtttttttctcttttgacagAGAGAGCGCGCTTTCTCACATTGCCAGATTTTGAGAGCATGTTGCTGCTTTGTAAGAGGTAATGGACTTATTGAAAGAGGAGGAAGTGTCTCATGGTAGTGTGATAGGATTGTAAGATCCTGCCCAGAACGTTAGGACCAGGGCAGTGACTACAAAATATGACAATTGGTCCAAAGTATGGTGTTCTCTGAAGGCTGGCCCAGAAGAAACCGCCTCAGCCAGGACCTGTGTGTCTGTATCTGATTAGCAACTTGCACACCTGAGCAGAAGTGCTCTTGCCTTTGTGTTGCCACTCTCCCCCCCGTCCCCCACCAGAACAGGGTACTTCAGGGGGCTGTTGCTGCTGTTGGCTGGGCAGCCAGTGCTTTGCAGCCAGTGCTTTGGACAGTGTAGTTCctacttttcctctgttttctgagCCTTGGCTTGAGGCTTTGGCTTCCTAAACctgattattattttgtttactgGCTTTAGCTGTTAATCCACAGCCTTTATCAGTGGGCTGGGCTGTTGGCAGGACACATCCGGTCCCTTGTAAATATGACATGTATCTAGGTCACTATGGTCAGGCAATTCATTGAAGCAATATGCTTCCATGTGCTCGAGGAGAATCACACATTGCTTATGAATGCTGCCCTTCTCTGTATTGCAATCGCTGAAAGAAAGTGACACAGTTTGACTTCAGAGCTGACCTTCTCCAGCAGCATCGCTGTCTCGCATGGTAATATTGGATAAAGGGAGTGAAGAAGGGAAGTCTGCAAGCTACATAAGCAAAATACTAGTGACCTTTTAGGGTACGTCCGTGTACGTGCTCTCCGTTGCTGAAGAAACATTTGAAAAACGTAAATTGGAAATTTTTCCTTGCCTGTGTTATCAAGGCAccttgatctccagaggtctcttccaacctcaaccgttctgtgattctgtgttttgcATAAATGCAGCAAAACGTTGATGttaaattttaaaactaaattttaaaggTAAACTGTTCTTTGTATACTGTATAAGACATATTTAAAGTGTGTGTTTGCAACTTCAAGCAAGTGCGCATGTTTATAGAATGAATTTAGGATTTTAGGCTGTTTTCTAGGACGCACACTTCAATGTCTGGAATATCTCTTTTGAAGTGTAATGAATTAGTTCAGGAGGATATTGGCTGTAATGTTTCAATATGGTGGAGAGAACATTACCTTTGCATCCAATTCCCATTTGCAAATCCCTGCCTGATACTTCTTGCAcatcaaaatattaaattcttaAAGTCCATGCTATTTAATATATAGGTGGTTATTTTCTGTTAAGAATTAAGGAATCATTCATTCAAGAAGACAAAATGACCCATACGCTTATAAGAAGTTAAAACACTTATGCATGCTACCAGTCACCTAGAACCTTAGACTTGTTCTGTGCGTTGtgcctcatttttttcctctaattaaaaTCCTCTGAGCTACATTGTTGATGCCTGTAAAAGCTGAGTAGCTCTTAACTGCTCTCTGCTGTGATACAGCTAGAAACCGGTAGATggagcagaaaaacaaagaatctCTGAGGCAGTTTCTAACAAGAATCCATCTAATGGAAGTGTATGAAAGAGGTAGTATGATGAAGAGTAAAGAAGATCTATGTATTATGAtcaaaaaagagcaaagaacTGAGTATTAACACAACCTGAACAAACAGGTTAAGAACAAAGGCTTTAGTTATATAACCTTAATAACCTGTCTCAGGAGAGCTCCTTTGTCTCATCTACATTTGGTGTATTTTTCTCACCTTCCATTTGTTGCTGTTTCATGCTTCTTTAAGAATCCATCAAGATTCTGTCTATTCAGATgccatcatttatttttcatatatatataatgtgtgtagGCATATGTGGTTATGTTGATGTGTCTACATTATATACAAACATATGTAAACATATACACAGAATCCTACACAATCTCTGGTTGAAGTTAGTATCAAAATTCAGAGAGGTATTGCCAGCTTTTACTTTGCTAATAATAAGTCATTACATGACATCTCTTGTGCTCCCCGCTATCCAATCCCAGACCATTAGTGCTACGTACAAGCAAACTCATGTCAGCATATCTGTGTGTCACAAAGATATGCGTTGGAGTGGTGGGGGAGCAAAAAGCATAAAATGATTGAAAGCTGGAGCAGGACAATTTAGACTAACATGCATATTTTTAAGTTAGCCAATGGAACAATTTAGTAACTGATGTGGCCTCGGCACTCCTTGTACTCTTTACAAGTAACCTTCCTAAAGATATAATACTGGTTATACTGAAGTTACAGGCTTGATGCAGAAATTACTGGGTTGGGTTCTTTGGACTATGTTACGGAGAAGGTCAAGCTAAATGATCATAGTGTTCCCGATTGGTCTTAAAGTCTATCAAATTCATTTGTCATCATTCCCTGACCATTGCGATTTTGAGAGTTAACTGAGAGTTCATGTTGTGTTTGGTAGGGaaaggttaaaaacaaagcaCACCACAAGCCAAATGAACGACAAATGAGACTGAAATTGGAACCAGATGTCAAATTAAGAAATCTGAAAACATATGATAAATGACGGGGAATAAAGATGGACATGTATAACAGTTGAAGAAAACACCCTATGGTGTGTATTCTTGTTTGTACTACCTTAGAGTTAGTACTATCCTTCTATTCCTGTTGCATATAGCATAAAGTAAAAAGATTTTGATGCCTGATTAGGGATTAAGCTTTAATCTGTTCATTGACCAGGAATTTCGACTGCTACCTGAATGGCAACTCTTTGGAAGATtccaaacataaaacaaaatccaaaggTTTCCTCTGGTATCAGAGGTATGATTCATGAGACTCTGCTAATAATGGAAACATCCTGAAATAAGTTTATTCcatgaaagtaattatttttaatattgattttagAAGCTGAATAACCATATCAGAAAGTCACGTTCCAAACCTGCTCACCTGGTTTATACTCTGTTTATCGAGAC
The sequence above is drawn from the Struthio camelus isolate bStrCam1 chromosome 7, bStrCam1.hap1, whole genome shotgun sequence genome and encodes:
- the PLAC9 gene encoding placenta-specific protein 9, whose amino-acid sequence is MLFVCMLAFTLVLQKQGLLAAADPVSVLPGALGRAGWCNEHDTIHKRLDIIEEKVIKAVEYLESEVKSLLNIISETAWNIPMTPGTPLIDIFDDAS